The following is a genomic window from Streptomyces sp. BHT-5-2.
GTACGGCGAGACGACGGACACCCGCTCGGCGGAGGCCGGGCGGGAGGCCGCGGTGACGACCCGGGGCCTGCCCGAGTGGCTGGGCCCGGTGGCGCGTGCGGCCGCCACGGTGGAGCCGCGCCAGCTCAGCCGCTTTCTGCCGCCGGAGCACGGCGGCCGGCAGTCCGCCGTGCTGATCCTCTTCGGGCACGGCACCCGAGGGCCCGAGCTGCTCCTGATGGAGCGCGCCGGCACCCTGCGTTCGCACGCCGGCCAGCCCTCCTTCCCCGGTGGCTCGCTCGATCCGCAGGACGGCGACCCGGAGGGGCCGGGTCCGGTCCGCGCGGCGCTGCGCGAGGCCCAGGAGGAGACCGGGCTGGATCCCTCCGGCGTCCAGGTCTTCGGGGTGCTGCCGCGGCTCTACATCCCCGTCAGCGGTTTCGTCGTGACGCCCGTGCTGGGGTGGTGGCGGGTGCCGAGCCCGGTCGGTGCGGTCGACCAGGGGGAGACCGCCCGGGTCTTCACGGTTCCGGTGGCAGATCTCACGAACCCTGCACACCGGGTCACCACACGTCACCCCAGCGGTCACGTCGGCCCCGCCTTCCTCGTCGAGAACGCGCTGGTCTGGGGTTTCACCGCCGGAGTGATCGACCGGATCCTGCACTACGCGGGGTGGGAGATCCCATGGGACCGCGACAAGCAGGTCCCGCTCGACTGGCGCTCGTGAGACGGTGTCCGGCGTGAACGTCCTGGACATCCTGCTGCTGATCGCGGCCGTGTGGTTCGCGATCGTCGGTTACCGGCAAGGCTTCCTCGTCGGCATCCTGTCCGTGATCGGCTTCCTCGGGGGAGGTCTGATCGCGGTCTACGTGATGCCGGTGATCTGGAACGGCGTCACCGACGACGCCAAACCGGGCACCTTCGCGGTGATCGCGGCGGTCGCCATCGTGATCGTCTGCGCTTCGGTGGGTCAGGCACTCACCACCCACCTCGGCAACAAACTCCGCCGCCACATCACCTGGACCCCGGCGCGGGCGCTGGACGCGACCGGCGGGGCACTGGTCAACGTCCTGGCGATGCTGGTCGTCGCCTGGCTGATCGGCGCCGCCCTGGCGCAGACGTCCCTGCCGACCTTCAGCAAGGAGGTCCGCAACTCCAAGGT
Proteins encoded in this region:
- a CDS encoding CoA pyrophosphatase, yielding MTSAREQYGETTDTRSAEAGREAAVTTRGLPEWLGPVARAAATVEPRQLSRFLPPEHGGRQSAVLILFGHGTRGPELLLMERAGTLRSHAGQPSFPGGSLDPQDGDPEGPGPVRAALREAQEETGLDPSGVQVFGVLPRLYIPVSGFVVTPVLGWWRVPSPVGAVDQGETARVFTVPVADLTNPAHRVTTRHPSGHVGPAFLVENALVWGFTAGVIDRILHYAGWEIPWDRDKQVPLDWRS